The following are encoded together in the Osmerus eperlanus chromosome 18, fOsmEpe2.1, whole genome shotgun sequence genome:
- the srek1ip1 gene encoding protein SREK1IP1 isoform X1, with the protein MAVPGPNKDNIRAGCKKCGYPGHLTFECRNFVRVDPQKDIVLDVSSTSTEESEEDEPEVVRIEKPVRGNRHSKGSHDDSRKERHKRKKTKDSKSRKRTYSSSDEEESKKRKKHKSHKKKGKKEKKERHKKKQKKKHESSSSDSSSGSSDTD; encoded by the exons ATGGCTGTGCCAG GTCCCAACAAGGACAACATCAGGGCTGGATGCAAGAAATGTGGTTACC CTGGACACCTGACGTTTGAGTGTCGCAACTTTGTGCGTGTGGATCCCCAGAAGGACATAGTTCTGGATGTGAGCAGCACCAGCACCGAGGAAAGCGAAGAGGATGAGCCGGAAGTTGTTCGCATTGAAAAGCCGGTCCGAGGTAATCGGCACTCTAAAG GTTCTCATGATGATTCTAGAAAAGAACgacacaaaagaaagaaaactaaAGACAGTAAATCAAGAAAGAG GACATATTCCTCAAGTGACGAAGAAGAGAGCAAGAAGAGAAAGAAGCACAAGAGCCACAAGAAGAAAGGCaagaaggaaaagaaagaacGTCATAAGAAGAAGCAGAAAAAGAAACATGAATCTTCCTCATCTGATAGCTCCAGTGGTTCTTCAGACACCGACTAA
- the srek1ip1 gene encoding protein SREK1IP1 isoform X2: MAVPGPNKDNIRAGCKKCGYPGHLTFECRNFVRVDPQKDIVLDVSSTSTEESEEDEPEVVRIEKPVRGSHDDSRKERHKRKKTKDSKSRKRTYSSSDEEESKKRKKHKSHKKKGKKEKKERHKKKQKKKHESSSSDSSSGSSDTD, translated from the exons ATGGCTGTGCCAG GTCCCAACAAGGACAACATCAGGGCTGGATGCAAGAAATGTGGTTACC CTGGACACCTGACGTTTGAGTGTCGCAACTTTGTGCGTGTGGATCCCCAGAAGGACATAGTTCTGGATGTGAGCAGCACCAGCACCGAGGAAAGCGAAGAGGATGAGCCGGAAGTTGTTCGCATTGAAAAGCCGGTCCGAG GTTCTCATGATGATTCTAGAAAAGAACgacacaaaagaaagaaaactaaAGACAGTAAATCAAGAAAGAG GACATATTCCTCAAGTGACGAAGAAGAGAGCAAGAAGAGAAAGAAGCACAAGAGCCACAAGAAGAAAGGCaagaaggaaaagaaagaacGTCATAAGAAGAAGCAGAAAAAGAAACATGAATCTTCCTCATCTGATAGCTCCAGTGGTTCTTCAGACACCGACTAA